The Vallitalea okinawensis genome includes a window with the following:
- a CDS encoding ABC transporter substrate-binding protein, with amino-acid sequence MRKLARWCSIILILILTLTACSTTNEEKQDQEVKKEVKNDASEKDATDDTASGKSFASEGYPEINEKIANMGDVTLEVWLAADYSEQAPLTNTMDKFKQSYPNVNIKVTGIVWEDMMNKTRLAVNGGAAPDMAHQHAFVAGNQGFAEPIDDLWTEWGAEEEFLPGAMEDVTWGGTKYGVPLDINTIMLIYNKEIYEQEGIVEAPNTLEELLEVSKQLSKEDGSRYGFVSSASSWNLFGVLVANGGDLLENGQPTLNDPVVINTLTDYIQLSKEKASPVPPPQKRQSDHPVAMFGSERAVQFISGPWDLARIKNEYPEMYDKVGTAVVPGVGAGAVSGGGSLFIPKGAANKEVSFELMKWFTSDACAMAMAKEMGRYPVKKDQINDPFFNDPLMVPFIETLADAKPYKLEAFAESNDAWRNAIRASFDGGDPEELLNSAQKIAENEIGQ; translated from the coding sequence ATGAGAAAATTAGCAAGATGGTGTAGTATCATACTTATTCTTATTTTAACCTTAACAGCATGCAGTACGACTAATGAAGAAAAACAAGATCAAGAAGTTAAAAAAGAAGTAAAAAATGATGCATCAGAAAAAGATGCTACTGATGATACAGCATCAGGAAAGAGTTTTGCTTCAGAAGGCTATCCTGAAATAAATGAGAAAATAGCTAATATGGGTGACGTTACATTAGAAGTTTGGTTAGCTGCCGATTATTCAGAACAAGCACCACTAACCAATACAATGGATAAATTTAAACAGTCTTATCCTAATGTCAATATCAAAGTGACTGGGATTGTATGGGAAGATATGATGAATAAGACACGATTAGCTGTTAACGGTGGAGCAGCACCTGATATGGCACATCAACATGCCTTTGTTGCAGGGAATCAAGGTTTTGCTGAACCAATTGATGACCTATGGACAGAGTGGGGAGCAGAAGAGGAGTTTTTACCAGGTGCAATGGAAGATGTTACTTGGGGTGGAACTAAATATGGTGTACCATTAGATATCAATACGATTATGCTAATCTATAATAAAGAGATCTATGAACAAGAAGGTATTGTAGAAGCACCTAATACTTTAGAAGAATTATTAGAAGTATCTAAGCAATTATCTAAAGAAGATGGTTCACGTTATGGTTTTGTTAGTTCTGCAAGTTCTTGGAACCTATTTGGAGTGCTTGTAGCTAACGGTGGAGATTTATTAGAGAATGGTCAACCAACATTAAATGATCCTGTAGTTATTAATACTTTGACGGATTATATTCAATTATCCAAAGAAAAAGCATCACCTGTACCACCACCACAAAAAAGACAATCAGATCATCCAGTTGCTATGTTTGGTAGTGAAAGAGCTGTGCAATTCATATCTGGACCTTGGGATTTAGCACGTATTAAGAATGAATATCCTGAGATGTATGATAAAGTAGGGACTGCAGTAGTACCAGGTGTTGGAGCAGGAGCTGTTTCTGGTGGAGGTAGTTTATTTATACCTAAGGGTGCAGCTAATAAAGAGGTTTCATTTGAGTTGATGAAATGGTTTACATCAGATGCATGTGCCATGGCCATGGCTAAAGAGATGGGTAGATATCCAGTGAAAAAAGATCAGATTAATGATCCTTTCTTCAATGACCCACTAATGGTACCTTTTATAGAGACATTAGCTGATGCTAAACCCTATAAATTAGAAGCTTTTGCAGAATCAAATGACGCATGGAGAAATGCAATTCGTGCATCCTTTGATGGTGGCGATCCAGAAGAATTATTGAACAGTGCACAAAAAATCGCTGAGAATGAAATTGGTCAATAG
- a CDS encoding helix-turn-helix domain-containing protein, which produces MKATGKLYRQLLMNFLIFLTIPIIIYILFFQISIAQYFKDIIHESNKHQLLLLQNDFEQAIESTKRNALFIVLDQNVQELFRLQNAGDSSSSHYLKKQIDVMSSISDKVASQDDIIHSIYIYNYQTGHLLTSDEISTYEHNFYDTSWISTYEANHVFTILPQRKPYDQDLAMPFLLDSKANYDVITMIYPITTYSDGGKDGAIILNIYKDAIDALQSVYDENYVIVDTKGDIITSIADEELLLQVSQSKEFDEVIMSKNNLGYTELTLDKENYLMMYQNSLTTHFTYIKLASIDNLYNLLNKAKFILIFLTSFILLTGILYSIRRTQNFYNPVERIMKQLNNKQIGTSLTNQNELNFIYKAVDQLIEEDQKITELLKENQNNIEKSQILELLRGKVDEESNTLFQEPWLYCCILLSIDQYKQFAEKYSYKDQYSFKTILLHLAVEHINQYGKGIGVLLENDKIAVVTLINPQQKSDISTIINMIGEKLIEKTSRLDTFSISISMGNAYNNINEIRYSFLEALEALKYRMTYGYKSIIPYNKIPHESDEPIELPLPNIVSLLGKNDLEEVKVLLNQYFIDLKTMKNINNENVFNYLYPLISSIMDFLYKSNLTMAQISYDHSSIYHTVLEKETLGEIQSELFTLCHRIIDYRNKLASENNYIQRVLRYIDDHYTDPSLDINKIADDIGISYSYIRKLIKEETGNSVIHYINHLRIQASKDMLVGTQLKVKDIALAVGYNTDQSYSRYFKKFEDMTPGEFRKNFTHSLQSD; this is translated from the coding sequence ATGAAAGCAACTGGTAAACTTTATAGACAACTACTTATGAACTTTCTTATATTTTTAACAATTCCAATCATAATCTATATTCTTTTCTTTCAAATAAGCATAGCACAATATTTTAAAGATATCATACATGAATCTAATAAGCATCAATTACTTTTACTTCAAAATGATTTTGAGCAAGCTATTGAATCTACTAAGAGAAATGCATTGTTTATTGTTTTGGACCAAAATGTCCAAGAGCTTTTTAGATTACAGAATGCTGGTGATTCTTCTAGTAGTCATTATTTAAAGAAGCAGATTGATGTTATGTCTTCGATTTCAGATAAGGTAGCTTCACAAGATGATATAATCCATTCAATCTATATCTATAATTATCAAACTGGTCATTTGTTAACCTCTGATGAGATCAGTACATATGAGCATAACTTTTATGATACCTCTTGGATATCGACTTATGAAGCTAATCATGTATTTACAATCCTTCCTCAGCGAAAACCTTACGATCAAGATTTGGCTATGCCATTTCTACTTGATAGTAAGGCTAATTATGATGTTATAACGATGATCTATCCAATTACCACTTACTCAGATGGAGGGAAGGATGGAGCTATCATCCTTAATATCTATAAGGATGCCATTGATGCTTTACAATCTGTTTATGATGAAAACTATGTGATTGTTGATACAAAGGGAGATATTATCACATCTATTGCAGATGAAGAATTACTCCTTCAAGTTAGTCAGTCAAAAGAATTTGATGAAGTCATTATGTCTAAAAATAATCTTGGGTATACAGAACTTACTCTGGATAAAGAAAACTATTTGATGATGTACCAGAATTCATTAACGACACATTTTACGTATATTAAGCTAGCCTCTATTGATAACCTGTATAATCTTCTTAATAAAGCTAAGTTCATCTTAATATTTCTCACTAGTTTCATACTTTTGACTGGTATTCTCTACTCCATAAGGAGAACACAGAACTTTTACAATCCAGTTGAAAGAATCATGAAGCAACTCAATAACAAACAAATTGGTACTTCACTCACCAATCAAAATGAACTCAACTTTATTTACAAAGCAGTGGATCAACTGATTGAGGAAGATCAAAAGATAACAGAATTACTAAAGGAAAATCAAAATAATATAGAAAAGTCACAAATACTTGAACTTTTACGTGGTAAGGTAGATGAAGAATCCAATACTCTTTTTCAAGAACCATGGTTATATTGTTGTATTCTACTATCCATTGATCAATACAAACAGTTTGCTGAAAAATACAGCTATAAAGATCAGTATTCTTTTAAAACCATCCTTTTACATTTAGCAGTTGAACATATCAACCAATATGGTAAAGGTATCGGAGTTCTGTTAGAAAATGATAAAATTGCAGTTGTGACACTCATTAATCCACAGCAAAAATCTGATATTTCGACCATTATTAATATGATAGGGGAAAAACTCATAGAAAAAACAAGCCGATTAGATACTTTCTCAATTAGTATAAGTATGGGGAATGCTTATAATAACATTAATGAAATTCGCTACTCCTTCTTAGAAGCTCTAGAAGCATTAAAGTATCGTATGACCTACGGTTATAAGAGTATCATACCCTATAATAAAATCCCCCATGAAAGTGATGAGCCTATTGAGCTACCATTACCTAATATCGTATCTCTTTTAGGTAAGAACGATTTGGAGGAAGTAAAAGTTCTGTTAAATCAATACTTTATTGACTTAAAGACTATGAAAAATATTAATAATGAAAATGTTTTTAATTACCTATATCCTCTTATTAGTTCAATAATGGATTTCCTATATAAGAGCAACTTAACTATGGCTCAAATTTCTTATGATCATTCGTCCATCTATCATACAGTACTGGAAAAGGAAACACTAGGAGAAATCCAAAGCGAGTTATTTACCCTTTGTCATAGGATTATTGACTACCGAAATAAGCTTGCCTCAGAAAATAACTACATCCAACGTGTACTTCGCTATATTGATGATCATTATACTGACCCTAGCCTAGATATAAACAAAATAGCGGATGATATTGGTATTAGTTATTCCTATATTCGCAAGCTTATCAAAGAGGAAACTGGAAATAGCGTCATTCATTATATAAATCACTTACGTATACAAGCTTCAAAAGACATGTTGGTGGGTACTCAGTTAAAAGTGAAAGATATAGCTTTAGCTGTGGGCTACAACACAGATCAGAGTTATTCAAGGTACTTCAAGAAATTTGAGGATATGACACCGGGGGAATTTAGAAAAAACTTTACACATTCACTTCAAAGTGACTGA
- a CDS encoding MATE family efflux transporter, with translation MRILKDKNYIRTILNIAIPISLQSLIQASLNMIDQFMIGQLGETSIAAVGLGSKFSFILFLSLGGITSAASIFTAQFWGKQSTKHIGQIIGSTLLLGTLITTLFTLLSLIAPQTIMGIFSQDQYVIVQGSSYMKIISIGFFPMFLVMTYSSVLRSTENARLPMYIGLLSVLLNTALNYILIFGRFGLPQLGVRGAALATTISRVIECTVLITIMYIRKYPCAVPVREMCISSKDLIKSFLVTTCPLLLNEGIWAVGDSMFSVIYGRMGTNEVAAMTITYPIQSLCIAFFVGLGSATGIILGKELGANRNDIAFEYSKKFIRIGIMGSLIVGLLIMLFSSLYVNAFNVSQEVKEHGIKILIIFGIILFVKVSNMIVSGGILRSGGRTKLTLYLELLGIWGIGVPLGFIAAFVFKLPIHIVYLVIAIEEIVRLLIGLKLTYSKKWMKNLVNNVI, from the coding sequence ATGAGAATTCTAAAGGATAAAAATTATATTCGAACAATTTTAAATATCGCTATACCTATTTCTTTACAGAGTTTGATTCAGGCTTCATTAAATATGATAGATCAGTTTATGATTGGGCAGCTTGGGGAAACATCCATAGCGGCAGTTGGGTTAGGATCTAAATTTTCCTTCATATTATTTTTATCACTTGGAGGGATCACATCTGCAGCCTCCATCTTTACAGCTCAATTTTGGGGGAAGCAGAGTACAAAACATATCGGGCAAATAATAGGTAGCACATTATTGCTTGGTACGCTTATAACGACCCTATTTACCTTACTATCATTAATAGCCCCCCAAACTATCATGGGAATTTTTTCTCAAGATCAATATGTTATTGTACAGGGCAGTTCTTATATGAAGATCATTTCAATAGGGTTTTTTCCCATGTTTCTTGTTATGACCTATTCATCTGTTTTAAGAAGCACAGAGAATGCTAGGCTCCCAATGTACATAGGGTTATTGTCTGTGCTTCTCAATACAGCATTAAATTATATATTGATATTTGGAAGATTTGGATTACCGCAATTAGGAGTACGAGGAGCTGCTTTAGCAACCACTATTAGTCGCGTAATAGAATGTACAGTGTTGATTACCATAATGTATATTAGAAAATATCCTTGTGCTGTTCCAGTAAGAGAAATGTGTATCAGTTCTAAGGATCTTATAAAAAGTTTTTTAGTGACGACTTGTCCCCTATTACTTAATGAGGGAATATGGGCTGTAGGTGATTCCATGTTCTCGGTGATTTATGGAAGAATGGGAACCAATGAGGTGGCAGCCATGACAATTACATATCCTATTCAATCACTTTGTATTGCTTTTTTCGTAGGGCTAGGTAGTGCAACTGGAATTATACTAGGCAAAGAATTAGGAGCCAATAGAAATGATATAGCATTTGAATATTCAAAGAAATTTATACGTATAGGTATAATGGGTTCTTTAATAGTAGGACTTTTGATCATGTTGTTTTCTAGTCTTTATGTGAATGCATTTAATGTATCACAGGAGGTTAAAGAACATGGGATCAAAATACTAATCATATTCGGTATTATTTTATTTGTTAAAGTATCTAATATGATTGTTAGCGGTGGTATCCTAAGAAGTGGAGGAAGAACTAAATTAACTCTTTATCTTGAATTACTTGGTATATGGGGCATAGGTGTACCGTTAGGGTTCATTGCCGCCTTTGTATTTAAACTCCCCATTCACATTGTATATTTAGTAATTGCTATTGAGGAAATAGTTAGGTTACTCATTGGATTAAAACTCACCTATTCGAAAAAATGGATGAAAAATTTAGTTAATAACGTTATCTAA
- a CDS encoding TrmB family transcriptional regulator, with product MEKILSMLEKLNFTKTEAEVYVTLLTYPNQSGYQIAKKIKLSRSSIYAALDNLYKRGIVSLVPGDVSIYKAQNPEVLIDNMKKDFIQSADILKDELSKVNQKDTEERYLNIEGYDNIILKVKELLLMAEEEVYMNTDFNLQLFSKELRELKKRGVRIIVFSFSKFDTEDIPVEFYSHGIEVASCGADTRMMLVVDYKKTLIANGENHQQFLGTFTDNKLLASIVAEHIHHDIYLLKLNKIYGKEVVDQSVLLNTLLEQENCHNEIIKNKLE from the coding sequence ATGGAGAAAATTTTATCGATGTTAGAGAAATTAAACTTTACAAAAACTGAAGCAGAGGTATATGTGACTTTATTGACATATCCTAACCAATCGGGCTATCAGATTGCTAAAAAAATAAAATTATCTAGATCTTCAATATATGCTGCTTTAGATAATCTATATAAAAGGGGTATTGTATCTTTAGTACCTGGTGATGTCAGTATTTATAAAGCTCAAAATCCTGAAGTTTTAATCGATAATATGAAAAAAGATTTTATACAATCTGCAGATATATTAAAAGATGAACTATCAAAGGTTAATCAAAAAGATACTGAAGAGCGTTACTTGAATATAGAAGGGTATGACAATATAATTTTAAAGGTTAAAGAGCTATTATTAATGGCAGAAGAAGAAGTTTATATGAATACAGACTTTAACCTCCAACTGTTTTCTAAGGAATTGAGAGAGTTAAAGAAAAGAGGGGTTAGGATTATTGTTTTCTCTTTTTCAAAATTCGATACAGAAGATATACCGGTAGAATTCTATTCACACGGTATAGAGGTAGCAAGTTGTGGGGCTGATACGAGAATGATGCTTGTAGTTGATTATAAAAAAACTCTTATTGCTAACGGTGAAAATCATCAACAATTTTTAGGTACTTTTACAGATAATAAGCTATTAGCTTCTATTGTTGCAGAACATATTCACCATGATATTTATCTCCTAAAGTTAAATAAGATATATGGAAAAGAGGTAGTTGATCAATCAGTGTTACTGAACACTCTCTTAGAACAAGAGAATTGTCATAATGAAATTATAAAGAATAAACTTGAATGA
- a CDS encoding permease codes for MMKLVKRHKILLFSCVGYLIVFLYDYELALKGLSESKYYFIEMVKIMPAIFILTAMIQTWVPTKVIMDKLGDQSGFKGKLLSFAIGSLSAGPIYAAFPVCKTLLNKGASIQNIVIILSSWAVVKVPMLINEAKFMGMQYMVVRWILTIISIFIMAFIMKIVVKSIDVEQSKNKDGQLIIDEKLCVGCGLCSREYPNLYEMKNGKAVIKIDNLSKVNPVEIQSSKEKCPMGAID; via the coding sequence ATGATGAAATTAGTAAAACGTCATAAGATTTTATTGTTCTCATGTGTTGGGTATCTTATTGTTTTTTTGTATGATTATGAATTAGCTCTTAAAGGGTTAAGTGAAAGTAAGTACTATTTCATTGAAATGGTAAAGATTATGCCGGCTATTTTTATACTAACAGCGATGATTCAAACTTGGGTTCCAACAAAAGTGATTATGGATAAATTAGGGGATCAATCAGGCTTTAAAGGTAAGCTTCTTTCCTTCGCTATTGGTTCACTATCAGCAGGGCCCATATATGCCGCATTTCCAGTATGTAAGACGCTTTTAAATAAAGGAGCAAGTATTCAAAATATCGTCATTATTCTAAGCTCGTGGGCTGTTGTCAAAGTTCCAATGTTGATTAATGAGGCCAAATTTATGGGAATGCAATACATGGTGGTAAGATGGATTCTAACCATTATATCTATCTTTATTATGGCTTTTATTATGAAAATCGTCGTAAAAAGTATTGATGTAGAGCAGAGTAAAAATAAAGATGGTCAGTTAATAATTGATGAGAAATTATGTGTGGGATGTGGTTTGTGTTCTAGAGAATATCCAAATCTATATGAAATGAAGAATGGGAAAGCAGTAATAAAGATTGATAATTTAAGTAAAGTAAATCCAGTAGAAATTCAATCATCGAAAGAAAAATGTCCAATGGGTGCCATAGATTAA
- a CDS encoding permease: MTTIILLIATVVVLVVSLHKDKAKTLNSIKKAKGMMSSMLSDIIGILLLIGLILAIIPPERIESLLGTESSFFATLGAAIVGTITLIPAFVAFPLIGSLKANGAGLVTLTAFLTTLTMVGFVTFPLESSTFGKSFAIKRNVLSFLFAIVIALAVGVVLS, encoded by the coding sequence ATGACAACAATTATTTTGCTTATTGCTACAGTCGTTGTTTTAGTGGTGTCACTACATAAAGATAAAGCAAAAACGCTAAATTCTATTAAGAAAGCAAAAGGAATGATGTCAAGTATGCTATCTGATATCATCGGTATACTCTTGTTGATCGGCTTAATATTGGCTATTATTCCTCCAGAGAGGATAGAGAGTTTATTAGGCACTGAGAGTAGTTTTTTTGCAACACTGGGTGCGGCAATCGTTGGTACCATTACCTTGATACCTGCATTTGTAGCCTTTCCACTAATTGGATCATTAAAAGCCAATGGCGCTGGACTTGTTACCTTGACTGCATTCCTGACCACTCTGACAATGGTTGGATTCGTAACATTTCCTCTGGAGAGTTCAACTTTTGGTAAGAGTTTTGCTATTAAGAGAAATGTTCTAAGCTTTTTATTCGCTATAGTTATTGCATTAGCTGTGGGGGTGGTCTTATCATGA
- a CDS encoding Crp/Fnr family transcriptional regulator yields the protein MERIYKQLQDSALFEGFKVNEIESLLKEHHYISKKFSKDQVVAIEGDAIKTLGIILSGEVAVKKVYETGKTLQVRSLKKGDLIGNPTVFADCNYYPSTIICKTVTEILFVSQKDIGDMCMAHRGFFENFVKILSNQVIYLSEKVKFISFGTIRKKITHYLLTEYKRQNDKMVKVAVRTKMAEMFGVSRPALSNELIRMKADGLIEYNKDYIKILDVDKIELELEK from the coding sequence TTGGAAAGGATTTATAAGCAGTTGCAAGATAGTGCATTGTTTGAGGGATTTAAAGTCAATGAAATAGAGAGTTTACTTAAAGAGCATCACTATATATCCAAGAAGTTTTCAAAGGATCAAGTTGTAGCCATAGAGGGGGATGCAATCAAAACACTAGGAATCATATTATCTGGAGAAGTAGCTGTTAAGAAAGTGTATGAAACCGGAAAAACCCTTCAGGTGAGATCTTTAAAAAAAGGGGATCTTATTGGAAACCCAACAGTATTTGCGGATTGTAACTATTACCCAAGTACCATCATCTGTAAAACAGTAACGGAAATATTATTTGTATCACAGAAAGATATAGGGGATATGTGCATGGCACATCGGGGTTTCTTTGAAAATTTCGTTAAGATTCTATCCAATCAGGTAATCTATCTCAGTGAGAAAGTTAAGTTTATATCCTTTGGAACAATCCGAAAAAAAATTACACATTATTTGCTAACGGAATATAAACGCCAAAATGATAAGATGGTAAAAGTTGCAGTTAGGACTAAGATGGCTGAAATGTTTGGCGTTTCTAGACCAGCACTATCCAATGAATTAATTCGAATGAAGGCTGATGGGCTTATTGAATATAACAAAGATTATATTAAGATTTTGGATGTAGATAAAATTGAATTAGAATTAGAAAAATAA
- a CDS encoding SDR family NAD(P)-dependent oxidoreductase has translation MKKHVLITGSGTGLGREAAIALAHRGHHVYATTQYKREAKLLNKIALIEKIPLKAFKLDIRNKSHRQLVHQYKIDTLINNAAIGESGSVAEVPLKKYRSTFETNVFSNIAITQEVLKDMVKRKEGRVIFITSLAGRMSIPFLSPYAATKYALEAIAGSLQAEMKRLSKKGIYITVSIIEPGLYATGFNQHMLRTKYKWMNKQSYFYSDIKRMKNKDNRFLRLFEVGRYNSIIEKYIEAVEANNPKLRYSEPKVQASFIQILRMLGK, from the coding sequence ATGAAAAAGCATGTGTTAATAACGGGTTCGGGTACTGGCCTTGGGAGAGAGGCAGCGATTGCATTAGCGCATAGAGGTCATCATGTTTATGCAACAACGCAGTATAAAAGAGAAGCTAAGCTTCTTAATAAAATAGCTTTAATAGAAAAAATACCTCTCAAAGCCTTCAAATTAGACATACGTAATAAAAGCCATAGGCAGTTGGTTCATCAGTATAAAATAGATACTTTGATAAATAATGCTGCCATTGGTGAGAGTGGTTCAGTAGCAGAAGTACCGTTAAAGAAATATCGTTCTACCTTTGAAACGAATGTATTCTCAAATATAGCTATAACTCAAGAAGTGCTCAAAGATATGGTGAAGAGAAAAGAAGGAAGAGTAATCTTTATAACTTCTTTAGCGGGTCGTATGTCGATACCTTTTTTATCACCTTATGCTGCAACAAAGTATGCATTAGAAGCAATAGCTGGTTCATTGCAGGCTGAAATGAAGAGGCTTAGTAAAAAGGGCATTTACATTACAGTATCTATTATTGAGCCAGGATTATACGCTACAGGCTTTAACCAACATATGTTAAGAACTAAATATAAATGGATGAATAAACAATCATACTTCTATTCTGATATCAAGAGAATGAAGAATAAAGATAACCGATTCTTACGCTTATTTGAAGTGGGAAGATATAATTCGATCATAGAGAAGTATATAGAAGCCGTAGAAGCCAATAATCCTAAGTTGAGATATAGCGAACCAAAAGTCCAAGCGTCTTTTATACAGATATTAAGAATGTTAGGAAAATAA
- a CDS encoding multicopper oxidase family protein, with protein sequence MKLAKYVDDLPRLDTIEPIGEMEGIPYYEVRMQQIEQKLHRDLPPTTVWGFEGKYPGPIFDVKRYKPIKVKWMNELPKKHLLPVDTTIHGAEADKPRVRTVIHLHGGVVRPESDGYPEAWFTNGYEEVGPYFSRKIYDYPNIQRGATLWYHSHAMGITRLNVYAGLAGVYIIRDPREAFLNLPRGPYEMPLLIQDRSFNDDGSLYYPSEPDPPIPGVYPSIVNHFFGDNILVNGKVWPYLEVEPRKYRFRMVNGSNSRFYNMKLSTKQLFYQIGTDDGFLDSPVMTEEILLGPGERADVILDFSQYWGEEIILTNDAPATFPNGAPVDKETTGQIMQFKVTLPIECPDESVIPYRLTKIIPLLESQANVIRYLTLVSNKDQYGRSFLLLDNEQWSAPISIEPKLGDIEVWNLINIANSTHPIHLHLVSFLILDRQPFDLDYYKETGEIVTTGPIRLPDLNERGWKDTVKANPGEITRFITRFIPFTGRYVWHCHILEHEDHEMMRPYIVMDPFN encoded by the coding sequence ATGAAGCTGGCTAAATACGTTGATGATCTGCCTCGATTAGATACAATTGAGCCAATAGGTGAAATGGAAGGTATTCCTTATTATGAAGTACGTATGCAACAAATAGAACAAAAACTTCATAGGGATTTACCGCCTACTACTGTATGGGGATTTGAGGGGAAGTATCCTGGACCAATCTTTGATGTAAAGAGATATAAACCTATAAAAGTAAAGTGGATGAACGAACTTCCAAAGAAACACTTATTACCAGTGGATACAACCATACATGGTGCTGAAGCTGATAAGCCAAGGGTACGAACAGTTATACATTTACATGGAGGTGTTGTAAGACCAGAAAGTGATGGTTATCCTGAAGCATGGTTTACTAATGGGTATGAAGAAGTAGGACCTTATTTTTCAAGGAAGATATATGACTATCCCAATATACAAAGAGGAGCTACGCTATGGTATCATTCACATGCTATGGGGATAACTAGGCTTAATGTGTATGCAGGATTAGCCGGTGTCTATATTATTCGTGACCCTCGTGAAGCTTTTCTCAATTTACCTAGAGGACCTTATGAAATGCCACTATTAATTCAAGATAGAAGTTTTAATGATGATGGTTCCCTCTATTACCCTAGTGAACCCGATCCACCAATACCTGGCGTATACCCTTCTATAGTCAATCATTTTTTTGGCGATAATATCTTGGTTAACGGTAAAGTGTGGCCCTATTTAGAAGTAGAACCTAGAAAATATCGATTCCGTATGGTTAATGGATCTAATTCAAGATTCTATAACATGAAATTATCTACCAAACAGCTTTTTTATCAGATTGGTACAGATGATGGTTTTCTAGATTCGCCAGTAATGACTGAAGAAATTTTACTTGGACCAGGAGAACGGGCAGATGTTATATTGGATTTCTCACAGTATTGGGGTGAAGAAATTATCCTTACCAATGATGCACCTGCCACATTTCCTAATGGTGCACCGGTAGATAAGGAAACAACGGGTCAAATCATGCAATTCAAAGTAACATTACCAATTGAATGTCCAGATGAGAGTGTGATACCTTATCGCTTGACAAAAATCATTCCATTGTTAGAATCGCAAGCTAATGTCATTCGTTACCTTACTCTCGTTAGTAATAAAGATCAATATGGTCGTTCCTTTCTTCTCTTGGATAATGAGCAATGGTCCGCACCGATATCTATAGAGCCAAAGTTAGGAGATATTGAAGTATGGAATCTGATCAATATCGCAAATTCAACCCATCCCATACACTTACATTTAGTCAGCTTCCTTATATTGGATAGGCAACCTTTTGATCTTGATTATTATAAAGAAACAGGGGAAATTGTTACAACTGGACCTATCCGATTACCTGATTTAAATGAACGAGGATGGAAGGATACTGTAAAAGCTAATCCAGGAGAAATTACAAGATTTATTACCCGGTTCATTCCCTTTACAGGTCGTTATGTATGGCATTGCCATATATTAGAACATGAGGATCACGAAATGATGCGCCCTTATATAGTCATGGATCCCTTCAATTAG